From one Dama dama isolate Ldn47 chromosome 4, ASM3311817v1, whole genome shotgun sequence genomic stretch:
- the EPS8L1 gene encoding epidermal growth factor receptor kinase substrate 8-like protein 1, whose amino-acid sequence MSTTPGPEASLKQSAKSIYEQRKRYSTEVMSDVSTNAVNHLVTFCLGEDAIHTVEDASQKLALMDSQGRIWAQDMLLSVSPSHVTLLDPLSKEELESYPVSAIVRCDTVRPPGQRRPLLLLVCQEPERAQPDVHFFQGRCVGVESIQEEIQKALHNYRSGCGERRAAALRATSVEPQQHPSPVAEAAPLPHRPTFRAAIHTVQPAAGRGRPQVEPIPEAEETRRPGREEVCLSSDPASPDLGPRGPDLASLQAERDVDILNHVFDDVEKFISKLQKSAEASRVLEHRERSRRTRHREAGDGLLALRAKPPSGAEYTDVLQKIKYAFSLLARLRGNIANPTSQELLHFLFGPLQMIVDTLGGPQLARGVRQPHLTSEAVTLLRDNVTQRENTLWTSLGDSWTRPGVDLPPEEGPPYRPEFYSGWEPPAVDPQGRAWEDPVEKQLQHERRRQQQSAPQVAVNGHPDGEPEAEPQGPEPAGKWALCNYDFQARNSSELSVKEWDILEVLDDRRKWWKVQDQRGQKGYVPYNILTPHPGPRGGCSLENSTAVPPPPPAPAPGPAPATPLPPEPAPALAPPALPASALAPAPGPPPPPPPPPAPALAPGGAQTQAPAPAPAPARSPRDSCENLSNLDSGKKENFCPMLMLSINEELQARLAQGLTGPSRAAPGPRAPESQLSPRSSASEVCAWLQAKGFSSGTVAALGELSGAQLFSLPKEKFRALSPEEGARVYSQITVQRSLLEDKENVSELEAVMKKQKKRMENEVETEVI is encoded by the exons ATGAGCACCACCCCTGG CCCAGAAGCTTCTCTCAAACAGAGTGCCAAGTCTATCTATG AACAGAGAAAGCGCTACTCCACTGAGGTTATGTCCGACGTTTCCACCAATGCAGTCAAT CACCTGGTGACCTTCTGCCTGGGTGAGGATGCCATACACACGGTGGAGGACGCCTCGCAGAAGCTGGCCCTCATGGACAGCCAAGGCCGCATCTGGGCCCAGGACATGCTGCTGAGCGTGTCTCCCAGCCACGTCACGCTGCTGGACCCGCTCTCCAAG GAGGAGCTGGAGTCCTACCCGGTGAGCGCCATCGTGCGGTGCGACACGGTGAGGCCGCCCGGCCAGAGACGCCCTCTGCTGCTGCTCGTGTGCCAGGAGCCGGAGCGCGCGCAGCCCGACGTGCATTTCTTCCAGGGCCGGTGTGTCGGG GTGGAGTCGATCCAAGAGGAAATCCAGAAAGCTCTGCACAACTACCGCTCGGGCTGCGGGGAGCGCAGGGCGGCGGCACTCAG GGCTACGTCAGTGGAGCCACAGCAACACCCCTCGCCCGTCGCCGAGGCCGCGCCCCTGCCGCATCGCCCGACATTCCGCGCGGCGATCCACACCGTGCAGCCGGCCGCGGGCCGCGGGCGACCCCAGGTGGAGCCCATCCCAGAGGCGGAGGAGACGCGGAGGCCGGGCCGGGAGGAGGTCTGCCTCAGCTCTGACCCGGCCTCCCCAGACCTGGGGCCCCGTGGCCCGGACCTGGCCAGTCTGCAGGCGGAGCGGGATGTG GACATCCTGAACCACGTGTTTGACGACGTGGAGAAGTTCATATCCAAGCTGCAGAAGTCGGCCGAGGCGTCCCGAGTGCTGGAGCACCGAGAGCGCAGCCGCAGGACCCGGCACCGGGAGGCCGGGG ACGGCCTCCTGGCGCTGCGGGCCAAGCCGCCCTCAGGGGCCGAGTACACCGACGTGCTTCAGAAAATCAAGTACGCCTTCAGCCTGCTG GCCCGGTTGCGCGGCAACATCGCCAACCCCACCTCCCAGGAGCTGCTGCACTTCCTGTTCGGACCTCTGCAGATG ATTGTAGACACCTTGGGCGGCCCGCAGTTGGCCAGAGGCGTGAGGCAGCCGCATCTGACTTCGGAGGCTGTGACACTGCTGCGGGACAACGTCACTCAGCGTGAAAACACGCTCTGGACCTCGCTGGGGGACTCTTGGACCCGCCCGGG GGTGGACCTGCCCCCAGAGGAGGGGCCCCCATACAGACCTGAGTTCTACAGCGGCTGGGAGCCCCCAGCCGTGGACCCACAGGGCCGTGCCTGGGAGGACCCAGTAGAGAAACAGCTACAGCATGAGAGGCGGCGCCAGCAG CAAAGCGCTCCCCAGGTCGCTGTCAATGG tCACCCAGACGGGGAACCAGAAGCTGAGCCCCAGGGGCCGGAGCCGGCAGGAAAGTGGGCCCTATGTAATTATGACTTCCAGGCGCGCAACAGCAGTGAGCTGTCCGTCAAGGAGTGGGACATACTGGAG GTCCTAGATGACCGGCGCAAGTGGTGGAAGGTTCAGGACCAGCGGGGGCAGAAGGGATACGTACCCTATAATATCCTGACACCCCACCCGGGGCCGCGGGGGGGCTGCAGTCTG GAGAATAGCACGGCCGTTCCCCCTCCACCACCAGCGCCGGCCCCGGGCCCGGCTCCGGCTACCCCTCTTCCACCAGAGCCGGCCCCGGCCCTGGCTCCCCCCGCTCTTCCCGCATCTGCCTTGGCCCCGGCCCCTgggcccccgccccctcctcctccaccaccagcGCCAGCCCTGGCTCCAGGAGGAGCGCAGACCCAGGCTCCGGCTCCGGCTCCGGCTCCAGCTCGGTCTCCCAGGGACAGCTGCGAGAACCTCAGCAACTTGGACTCGGGCAAGAAGG AGAATTTCTGCCCGATGCTCATGCTCAGTATCAACGAGGAGCTGCAGGCACGCCTGGCCCAGGGCCTCACGGGCCCCAGCCGCGCAGCCCCGGGGCCTCGCGCCCCGGAGTCGCAGCTCAGCCCTCGCTCCAGCGCCTCGGAGGTCTGCGCCTGGCTGCAGGCCAAGGGCTTCAGTTCAGG GACCGTCGCGGCGCTGGGAGAACTGAGCGGCGCTCAGCTGTTCTCGCTGCCGAAGGAGAAGTTTCGGGCGCTTAGCCCCGAGGAGGGGGCGCGCGTGTATAGCCAGATCACGGTGCAGCGCTCGCTGCTGGAG GACAAAGAGAACGTGTCAGAGCTGGAGGCAGTGATGAAGAAGcaaaagaagagaatggaaaacGAGGTGGAAACGGAAGTCATTTGA
- the LOC133054893 gene encoding developmental pluripotency-associated protein 4-like encodes MGSTNKENNSTEKSEEHMSCTLTSVEAEEGPGTSAETEIAKNSAQGTKRKRDTKNSTGDTSQRCDGVKPPRTPTRIPIPPLPSVLPPVNLVHRDVIRAWCQQLKLSTKGPKLDGYKRLCEYAYPHQKNFPATAQEARILSLSKRIKIEKGVLPLEGSEGAALPTGGPPALEGAPLPPEGVVSTSAPNSEAVFAAWSRLKTRAVKMEPVHSQETGEVLWCVVHGRSLPANTGGWAHLQFHAGQAWVPGKRRRVSALFLIPSGDFPPPHLEDNMLCPECVHRNKVLTKSLQ; translated from the coding sequence ATGGGGAGCACAAACAAGGAGAACAACTCCACAGAGAAATCTGAAGAACATATGAGTTGCACGCTTACATCAGTAGAAGCTGAAGAGGGACCGGGAACTTCTGCTGAAACAGAGATAGCAAAAAACTCAGCACAGGGGaccaaaaggaaaagagacacaaaaaATAGCACAGGAGACACGTCACAACGCTGTGACGGTGTGAAACCTCCGAGGACCCCGACGCGGATCCCCATCCCCCCTCTTCCTTCTGTCCTGCCGCCTGTCAACCTGGTCCACAGGGACGTCATTCGAGCTTGGTGCCAGCAGctaaaactgagcaccaaaggcCCGAAACTAGATGGATATAAACGACTCTGCGAATATGCTTACCCTCATCAAAAAAACTTTCCTGCCACGGCACAGGAGGCCAGGATCCTGTCACTGTCGAAAAGGATAAAGATAGAAAAGGGGGTGCTACCCCTGGAAGGCTCTGAAGGGGCTGCTCTTCCTACAGGGGGGCCACCTGCCCTCGAGGGAGCTCCTCTGCCTCCTGAGGGAGTTGTCTCGACTTCTGCCCCCAACTCAGAAGCTGTGTTTGCCGCCTGGAGCAGGTTGAAAACCAGGGCCGTGAAGATGGAGCCGGTACACTCACAAGAGACTGGCGAGGTCCTGTGGTGCGTGGTCCACGGGAGAAGTCTCCCAGCTAACACAGGCGGCTGGGCTCATTTACAGTTTCATGCTGGGCAGGCCTGGGTGCCTGGAAAGCGAAGGAGGGTGTCCGCACTCTTCCTGATACCTTCTGGCGATTTCCCACCCCCACACCTGGAGGACAACATGCTGTGCCCTGAGTGTGTACACAGGAATAAAGTATTAACAAAAAGCCTGCAGTGA